In the genome of Palaemon carinicauda isolate YSFRI2023 chromosome 13, ASM3689809v2, whole genome shotgun sequence, one region contains:
- the LOC137652106 gene encoding uncharacterized protein isoform X1 — protein sequence MHTLQMAKEILHASFQAFPTTAPVTFTTTTTAAATTAAATTTAAATTTAAATTTTATSTTTASAAITPVDVTQVYAYSDLSTTQPCGGNVGAVGIYEDNGKFWLLCKNAPNGYSFQAGDPPTQCVGSHMGCMSISCPSESVIRGFLLQNGVSSGPCSGPRTETKLSADCHTISGAMQTRPSTKPSWSQWRLCGGNGFYVMTAASVSNGGLSWSLDSITCCLVLP from the coding sequence GCATTCCCAACTACTGCTCCAGTCacattcactactactactactgctgctgctactactgctgctgctactactactgctgctgctactactactgctgctgctactactactactgctactagtacTACTACAGCATCTGCTGCCATAACACCTGTTGATGTTACCCAGGTGTATGCCTATAGCGACCTTTCAACAACACAGCCATGTGGTGGCAATGTAGGTGCTGTTGGCATATATGAGGATAACGGTAAATTCTGGCTCCTTTGTAAGAATGCCCCTAACGGATATTCATTCCAAGCTGGTGATCCACCAACACAATGTGTAGGGAGCCACATGGGGTGTATGTCTATATCTTGCCCCAGTGAATCTGTCATTAGAGGATTCTTACTACAAAATGGAGTTTCTTCTGGACCTTGTAGTGGACCTCGAACTGAAACCAAACTGAGTGCAGACTGCCATACCATTTCAGGCGCGATGCAGACGAGGCCTTCAACTAAACCGTCTTGGAGTCAGTGGAGGCTCTGTGGTGGCAATGGATTTTATGTCATGACAGCTGCATCAGTTTCTAACGGTGGTTTATCATGGAGTCTGGACAGCATCACATGTTGTCTTGTTCTGCCATAA
- the LOC137652106 gene encoding guanine exchange factor for Rac 30-like isoform X2 has protein sequence MSTAPSTVTSAFPTTAPVTFTTTTTAAATTAAATTTAAATTTAAATTTTATSTTTASAAITPVDVTQVYAYSDLSTTQPCGGNVGAVGIYEDNGKFWLLCKNAPNGYSFQAGDPPTQCVGSHMGCMSISCPSESVIRGFLLQNGVSSGPCSGPRTETKLSADCHTISGAMQTRPSTKPSWSQWRLCGGNGFYVMTAASVSNGGLSWSLDSITCCLVLP, from the coding sequence GCATTCCCAACTACTGCTCCAGTCacattcactactactactactgctgctgctactactgctgctgctactactactgctgctgctactactactgctgctgctactactactactgctactagtacTACTACAGCATCTGCTGCCATAACACCTGTTGATGTTACCCAGGTGTATGCCTATAGCGACCTTTCAACAACACAGCCATGTGGTGGCAATGTAGGTGCTGTTGGCATATATGAGGATAACGGTAAATTCTGGCTCCTTTGTAAGAATGCCCCTAACGGATATTCATTCCAAGCTGGTGATCCACCAACACAATGTGTAGGGAGCCACATGGGGTGTATGTCTATATCTTGCCCCAGTGAATCTGTCATTAGAGGATTCTTACTACAAAATGGAGTTTCTTCTGGACCTTGTAGTGGACCTCGAACTGAAACCAAACTGAGTGCAGACTGCCATACCATTTCAGGCGCGATGCAGACGAGGCCTTCAACTAAACCGTCTTGGAGTCAGTGGAGGCTCTGTGGTGGCAATGGATTTTATGTCATGACAGCTGCATCAGTTTCTAACGGTGGTTTATCATGGAGTCTGGACAGCATCACATGTTGTCTTGTTCTGCCATAA